One window from the genome of Bufo bufo chromosome 4, aBufBuf1.1, whole genome shotgun sequence encodes:
- the DLK2 gene encoding protein delta homolog 2, with protein MLWRPPLLLSALYWVLFMLQTSVTADECTERCDLYHGHCDEDAVCRCDPGWDGPFCEDCVRMPGCVHGVCHQPWQCMCLSGWDGKFCDKDLHICERSSPCQNGAECVITPEGDYSCDCPESFHGKNCELKRGPCEAQGLPCQNGGTCLDDGGYAEVFTCRCLAGYVGRLCETDVDDCLMRPCANGATCVDGVNRFSCQCPPGFQGRFCTVNIDDCAGRPCHNGGRCYDRVGDYECYCPAGFTGTSCEILVPRPTWEYEAGTSARAPSEPSGRTVSSTRWSPGSTEKPGHFKISVKEVVTQREHGLSELQLITIAVLGVITVVVIILTVLLMMRHRSRGASCWCHQTSPETKTHYHQCQGMSQEHGKTTEL; from the exons CTGACGAGTGCACGGAGCGCTGCGACCTGTACCACGGACACTGCGACGAGGACGCTGTGTGCAG GTGTGACCCCGGTTGGGACGGTCCATTCTGTGAGGACTGTGTGAGGATGCCCGGCTGCGTCCATGGCGTGTGCCACCAGCCCTGGCAGTGCATGTGTCTGAGCGGCTGGGACGGGAAGTTCTGTGACAAGG ATCTGCACATCTGCGAGCGCTCCAGTCCCTGCCAGAACGGGGCAGAATGCGTCATTACCCCTGAGGGCGATTATTCCTGCGACTGCCCAGAATCCTTCCATGGCAAAAACTGTGAACTCAAGAGAGGGCCCTGCGAGGCACAAGG GTTACCATGCCAGAATGGTGGGACGTGCCTGGATGACGGGGGCTACGCAGAGGTCTTCACGTGTCGCTGTTTGGCTGGTTACGTGGGTCGACTGTGTGAGACAGATGTTGATGACTGCCTGATGCGTCCGTGCGCTAATGGAGCCACCTGTGTAGACGGGGTCAACCGCTTCTCATGTCAATGTCCTCCAGGCTTCCAGGGACGCTTCTGCACAGTCAACATTGACGATTGTGCCGGGCGGCCATGTCACAATGGCGGAAGGTGCTACGATCGGGTCGGAGACTACGAGTGTTATTGTCCTGCTGGATTTACTGGAACGTCCTGTGAGATCCTGGTCCCCCGGCCCACATGGGAATATGAGGCTGGAACGTCAGCCAGGGCACCCTCGGAACCTTCAGGGAGGACGGTCAGCAGCACCCGGTGGAGTCCGGGATCCACTGAGAAGCCCGGTCACTTCAAGATCTCGGTGAAGGAGGTGGTGACTCAGCGGGAGCATGGCCTCAGCGAACTGCAGCTAATCACCATCGCTGTGCTCGGGGTGATAACGGTTGTGGTGATTATTCTCACCGTGCTGCTTATGATGAGGCACCGGAGCCGAGGCGCCTCATGCTGGTGTCATCAGACCTCACCAGAAACCAAGACCCATTATCACCAGTGTCAGGGGATGTCGCAGGAGCATGGGAAGACCACAGAGTTGTGA